The proteins below are encoded in one region of Nonomuraea helvata:
- a CDS encoding MmcQ/YjbR family DNA-binding protein: protein MFTVDDVRQFARTLPRSSEHLIRDRVKFRVGKIVYVAFSRDETLMGFGFPKEERAALVAAEPDRFLMPRESDMRFNWVVARVAALDVAEMRELVLEAWRMCVPKKVRVEQEALQAGRTPS from the coding sequence GTGTTCACAGTCGACGATGTACGGCAGTTCGCGCGCACGCTCCCACGCTCCTCGGAGCACCTCATCCGGGACCGGGTGAAATTCCGGGTCGGCAAGATCGTCTACGTGGCGTTCTCGCGGGACGAGACGCTGATGGGCTTCGGGTTTCCGAAGGAGGAGCGCGCGGCGCTGGTGGCGGCCGAGCCGGACAGGTTCCTCATGCCGAGGGAGTCCGACATGCGCTTCAACTGGGTGGTGGCGCGCGTGGCCGCCCTCGACGTGGCCGAGATGCGGGAGCTGGTGCTGGAGGCCTGGCGGATGTGCGTGCCGAAGAAGGTGCGCGTGGAGCAGGAGGCTCTGCAAGCCGGCCGGACGCCTTCTTAG
- a CDS encoding PTS mannitol transporter subunit IICB: MADSYTPPVTGTGVKATIQRIGGHLAGMIMPNIGAFIAWGLITALFIPTGWLPNETLAKMVSPIISTLLPILIAYTGGRMVHGQRGAVVGAVAVMGVVVGTEAPMFLGAMIIGPLTALILKYVDKFTEERTKAGFEMLVDNFSAGIVGGAMAVVGMLGIGPIVQTVTTAAGHAVSWLIGHNLLPVASVLIEPAKVLFLNNAINHGVLGPLGVAQAAETGKSILFMLESNPGPGLGLLLAYLLFGPRQLRPSVPAAMIIHFFGGIHEIYFPYVLMKPRLILAVIAGGAAGVFTFMVTGAGLVATPSPGSIFAYIAVTPKGGWLGSSLGILVAAGVSFAVAAVLLGFGRGEKKDEPEGSQEAVTEPGTEPATNSANREA; this comes from the coding sequence ATGGCCGACAGTTACACTCCCCCGGTCACCGGAACCGGTGTCAAGGCCACCATCCAGCGCATCGGCGGCCACCTGGCCGGCATGATCATGCCGAACATCGGCGCGTTCATCGCCTGGGGCCTGATCACCGCGCTCTTCATCCCGACCGGCTGGCTGCCCAACGAGACGCTCGCGAAGATGGTCAGCCCGATCATCTCGACCCTGCTCCCCATCCTCATCGCCTACACCGGCGGCCGGATGGTGCACGGGCAGCGCGGCGCGGTCGTGGGCGCGGTGGCGGTGATGGGCGTCGTGGTGGGCACGGAGGCCCCGATGTTCCTCGGCGCCATGATCATCGGCCCACTCACCGCCCTGATCCTGAAATATGTGGACAAGTTCACGGAGGAACGGACCAAGGCCGGGTTCGAGATGCTCGTGGACAACTTCTCCGCGGGCATCGTGGGCGGCGCCATGGCCGTGGTCGGGATGCTCGGCATCGGCCCGATCGTCCAGACGGTCACCACCGCCGCCGGCCACGCGGTCAGCTGGCTGATCGGCCACAACCTGCTCCCGGTCGCCTCCGTGCTGATCGAGCCCGCCAAGGTGCTGTTCCTGAACAACGCCATCAACCACGGCGTGCTCGGCCCGCTCGGCGTCGCCCAGGCGGCGGAGACGGGCAAGTCGATCCTGTTCATGCTGGAGTCGAACCCGGGGCCCGGCCTCGGCCTGCTGCTGGCGTACCTGCTGTTCGGCCCGCGCCAGCTGCGCCCGAGCGTGCCCGCCGCGATGATCATCCACTTCTTCGGCGGGATCCACGAGATCTACTTCCCGTACGTGCTCATGAAGCCCCGCCTGATCCTGGCCGTCATCGCGGGCGGCGCGGCCGGGGTGTTCACGTTCATGGTCACCGGGGCCGGCCTGGTCGCCACGCCGTCGCCCGGCAGCATCTTCGCCTACATCGCGGTCACTCCCAAGGGCGGCTGGCTCGGCTCCAGCCTGGGGATCCTCGTGGCCGCGGGCGTGTCGTTCGCCGTCGCCGCGGTCCTGCTCGGCTTCGGCAGGGGCGAGAAGAAGGACGAGCCCGAGGGCTCGCAGGAAGCCGTCACCGAACCCGGCACCGAACCCGCCACCAACTCCGCCAACAGGGAGGCCTGA
- a CDS encoding DeoR/GlpR family DNA-binding transcription regulator, with protein MYAEERQQEILRRARAAGRVDVVTLAAELDVTTETIRRDLTSLERAGVLRRVHGGAIPVERLGFEPALAARDEVLTAEKERIAKAALSELPEDGSVIIDAGTTTGRLVKVLPADRELTVVVNSPPLATALAARANLHVIMLGGRVRGKTLATVDDWALRPLAGLNVDVAFMATNGCSLTRGLTTPDPAEAAIKRAMVKAAQRSVLLADHTKFTNTYLARFAELGEIDVVISDTGLDVALAADLAAAGPEVIRA; from the coding sequence ATGTACGCCGAGGAGCGGCAGCAGGAGATCCTGCGCAGGGCGCGGGCCGCGGGCCGCGTCGACGTGGTGACGCTGGCCGCCGAGCTCGACGTGACCACCGAGACGATCCGCCGCGACCTCACGTCGCTGGAGCGGGCGGGCGTGCTGCGCCGGGTGCACGGGGGCGCGATCCCCGTGGAGCGCCTCGGGTTCGAGCCCGCGCTGGCCGCCCGCGACGAGGTCCTGACCGCCGAGAAGGAGCGCATCGCCAAGGCCGCGCTGTCCGAGCTGCCCGAGGACGGCTCCGTGATCATCGACGCGGGCACCACCACGGGCCGCCTGGTCAAGGTGCTGCCCGCCGACCGCGAGCTCACCGTCGTGGTGAACTCGCCGCCGCTGGCCACCGCGCTGGCCGCCCGCGCCAACCTGCACGTGATCATGCTGGGCGGCCGGGTGCGCGGCAAGACGCTCGCCACGGTCGACGACTGGGCGCTGCGCCCGCTGGCCGGTCTCAACGTGGACGTGGCCTTCATGGCGACCAACGGCTGCTCGCTGACCAGGGGGCTGACCACGCCCGACCCGGCGGAGGCGGCGATCAAGCGGGCCATGGTCAAGGCCGCGCAGCGCAGCGTGCTGCTGGCCGACCACACGAAGTTCACGAACACGTACCTGGCGAGGTTCGCCGAACTGGGCGAGATCGACGTGGTGATCTCCGACACCGGGCTGGACGTCGCCCTGGCCGCCGACCTCGCGGCGGCGGGCCCGGAGGTGATCAGGGCATGA
- a CDS encoding GntR family transcriptional regulator, translated as MPPTREHAELKLQPLPQAGRSLAEQVISEVRRAVHTGAMVPGRLYSVYQVAEQLNVSRSPVREAMLRLAEAGLVQVERNRGFRVVLPHPREIVEIFGVRLALELPAVRRAAGGGAAGLGASLRATMEEMAAAVGAGDESLFFHLDQTLHDHILAAAGNGRARAIVGGLRDTMRILGTSTDDRSRTLRQVHEEHEPVVAAVAAGDADGAVRAMRAHLTNTGLILAGQAARAQGEPVDVDALWAAIVDEA; from the coding sequence ATGCCGCCCACCCGCGAACACGCCGAGCTGAAGCTGCAGCCGTTGCCGCAGGCGGGGCGGTCGCTGGCCGAGCAGGTGATCTCGGAGGTGCGCCGGGCGGTGCACACGGGCGCGATGGTCCCCGGCCGCCTCTACTCCGTCTATCAGGTGGCCGAGCAGCTCAACGTCTCCAGGAGCCCGGTGCGCGAGGCGATGCTGCGGCTCGCGGAGGCGGGGCTGGTGCAGGTCGAGCGCAACCGGGGGTTCCGCGTCGTGCTGCCGCACCCGCGCGAGATCGTCGAGATCTTCGGGGTACGGCTCGCGCTGGAGCTGCCCGCCGTCCGGCGGGCGGCCGGTGGTGGGGCCGCCGGGCTCGGCGCGTCCCTGCGGGCCACGATGGAGGAGATGGCGGCCGCGGTGGGCGCGGGCGACGAGTCCCTCTTCTTCCACCTGGACCAGACGCTGCACGACCACATCCTGGCCGCGGCGGGCAACGGCAGGGCCCGCGCGATCGTCGGCGGGTTGCGCGACACCATGCGCATCCTCGGCACGTCCACCGACGACCGGTCCCGCACGCTGCGGCAGGTGCACGAGGAGCACGAGCCCGTGGTGGCGGCCGTCGCGGCGGGCGACGCGGACGGCGCGGTGCGCGCGATGCGGGCCCACCTGACCAACACCGGTCTCATCCTGGCCGGGCAGGCGGCCAGGGCCCAGGGGGAGCCGGTCGACGTGGACGCACTGTGGGCGGCCATCGTCGACGAGGCGTGA
- a CDS encoding XRE family transcriptional regulator, giving the protein MEGEGVLSSGLSMAELGQRIRSGRRARGLTVERLSALSGISRSMVSEVERGAKTPTVLVLDRLATALGTSIARLLDEPAHAAMRVLRLEEQRVLRDPSGWERRVLSPVLPDVEFEFMRTTIGPGVDAGEFAPHAPGSREYLAVERGRLRLTINGRPYELGAGDSAYYPGDCRHAFANDGAVDCVYYLAMELGGAGEHNPWKESPDA; this is encoded by the coding sequence ATGGAAGGCGAAGGGGTCCTGTCGAGCGGCCTGTCGATGGCCGAGCTCGGGCAGCGGATCCGCTCGGGGCGGCGGGCGCGCGGGCTGACCGTCGAGCGGCTGTCCGCGCTGAGCGGCATCAGCCGGAGCATGGTCTCGGAGGTCGAACGGGGCGCCAAGACACCGACGGTGCTGGTGCTCGACCGGCTGGCCACGGCCCTCGGCACGTCGATCGCCCGGCTGCTCGACGAGCCCGCGCACGCGGCCATGCGGGTGCTGCGCCTCGAGGAGCAGCGGGTGCTGCGCGACCCGTCGGGCTGGGAGCGGCGGGTGCTGTCGCCGGTGCTGCCGGACGTGGAGTTCGAGTTCATGCGGACGACCATCGGGCCCGGCGTGGACGCGGGCGAGTTCGCGCCGCACGCGCCGGGGTCGCGGGAGTATCTCGCGGTCGAGCGCGGCAGGCTGCGGCTGACGATCAACGGCAGGCCGTACGAGCTGGGGGCCGGTGACTCGGCGTACTACCCGGGCGACTGCCGCCACGCCTTCGCCAACGACGGCGCCGTCGACTGTGTGTATTACCTGGCGATGGAGCTGGGCGGCGCCGGGGAGCACAACCCTTGGAAGGAATCGCCCGATGCCTGA
- a CDS encoding zinc-dependent dehydrogenase: MKVARFHAPGDIRIEDAPEPVAGPGELKIRVRNCSTCGTDAKILKFGHHHIRPPRVMGHEIAGEVVDTGERVQVIAAIPCGTCPECRRGRLTVCPNQESMGYHYDGGFAEYMVIPAKVLAVNGVNAIPPGVGFAEASVAEPLACVLNGQSLARVGAGDDVVVMGAGPIGCLHVRLARARGAARVFLVDVNAQRLAMASELVRPDAAIDADPVEQVLKLTGGRGADVVITAAASGAAQEQAVRMAARQARISFFGGLPKDDPLVTLDSNLVHYRELTIVGANGSSPAHNAEALRLVASGDVVVSDLITHRLPLPQVLDGIDLVSRGAAIKVTIEP, encoded by the coding sequence ATGAAGGTCGCCAGATTCCACGCTCCCGGCGACATCAGGATCGAGGACGCGCCCGAGCCCGTCGCCGGGCCGGGCGAGCTGAAGATCCGCGTACGGAACTGCTCGACGTGCGGCACCGACGCCAAGATCCTCAAGTTCGGGCACCACCACATCAGGCCGCCCCGCGTGATGGGCCACGAGATCGCCGGCGAGGTCGTGGACACGGGCGAGCGGGTGCAGGTGATCGCCGCGATCCCGTGCGGCACGTGCCCCGAGTGCCGGCGGGGCCGCCTGACGGTCTGCCCCAACCAGGAGTCGATGGGCTACCACTACGACGGCGGCTTCGCCGAGTACATGGTGATCCCCGCCAAGGTGCTGGCAGTGAACGGCGTCAACGCCATCCCGCCCGGCGTCGGCTTCGCGGAGGCGTCGGTGGCCGAGCCCCTCGCCTGCGTGCTGAACGGCCAGTCGCTGGCACGCGTGGGCGCGGGCGACGACGTGGTGGTGATGGGCGCAGGGCCGATCGGCTGCCTGCACGTACGCCTGGCGCGGGCGCGCGGCGCCGCCCGCGTCTTCCTGGTGGACGTCAACGCGCAGCGACTGGCGATGGCCTCCGAGCTGGTACGCCCCGACGCGGCGATCGACGCCGACCCCGTCGAGCAGGTGCTCAAGCTGACCGGCGGGCGCGGCGCCGACGTGGTGATCACGGCGGCGGCCTCGGGCGCGGCGCAGGAGCAGGCGGTGCGGATGGCGGCCAGGCAGGCCCGGATCAGCTTCTTCGGCGGCCTGCCCAAGGACGATCCGCTCGTCACGCTGGACTCCAACCTCGTCCACTACCGCGAGCTGACCATCGTCGGCGCGAACGGCTCCAGCCCCGCCCACAACGCGGAGGCGCTACGGCTGGTGGCCTCCGGCGACGTGGTGGTCTCCGACCTCATCACCCACCGGCTGCCGCTGCCCCAGGTGCTCGACGGGATCGACCTCGTCAGCCGGGGCGCGGCCATCAAGGTCACAATTGAACCCTAG
- a CDS encoding HPr family phosphocarrier protein, with product MAQRTVVVASASGLHARPAKLFVQAAARLGVPVTVRLGEKTVPAKSMLGVLSLGAVHGTEVTLEADGPGAEEALDSLVALLARDLDSDLDTEEALDA from the coding sequence ATGGCACAGCGAACGGTGGTCGTGGCCTCTGCCAGCGGCCTGCACGCCCGGCCGGCCAAGCTGTTCGTGCAGGCGGCGGCGCGGCTCGGGGTGCCGGTGACGGTGCGGCTCGGGGAGAAGACGGTGCCCGCGAAGAGCATGCTCGGGGTGCTGTCGCTGGGGGCCGTGCACGGCACGGAGGTGACGCTGGAGGCGGACGGGCCGGGGGCGGAGGAGGCGCTGGACTCGCTGGTGGCGCTGCTCGCGCGCGACCTGGACAGCGATCTGGACACGGAAGAGGCCCTCGATGCCTGA
- a CDS encoding PTS sugar transporter subunit IIA produces MRDGLLDPRAVLLHESAPDRAAAIRRCGRALVEVRAVAEPYVEAMLERERTISTYVGEGVAIPHGTNASKEDIKRDAICVVRFPGGVDWDGERVTLCVGIAAKDDGHVPLLAALAEILLDPDRARALREATEVSQVMKELAA; encoded by the coding sequence ATGCGTGACGGCCTGCTCGACCCGCGGGCCGTGCTGCTGCACGAGAGCGCCCCCGACCGCGCCGCGGCCATCCGCCGGTGCGGGCGGGCGCTGGTCGAGGTGAGGGCGGTCGCGGAGCCGTACGTCGAGGCGATGCTCGAGCGGGAGCGGACGATCTCCACGTACGTCGGCGAGGGCGTGGCCATCCCGCACGGGACGAACGCCTCCAAGGAGGACATCAAGCGGGACGCCATCTGCGTGGTGCGCTTCCCCGGCGGCGTCGACTGGGACGGCGAGCGGGTCACGCTCTGCGTCGGCATCGCGGCCAAGGACGACGGGCACGTGCCGCTGCTGGCGGCGCTGGCCGAGATCCTGCTCGACCCCGACCGCGCCAGGGCGCTGCGCGAGGCCACGGAGGTCTCCCAGGTGATGAAGGAGCTCGCAGCATGA
- a CDS encoding helix-turn-helix transcriptional regulator, with translation MGDSVSLAQLVHRLEAVVDDLRGIPVDVERVDDDALVREQIAQVVPAAGELRAMQPLSATEKGSEEQRSRRRVLDALERGMTMRTIVHASVLDDPRKAARIRQLHASGDLHRVVDEPMQQVIIFDRAVAFLRMTPFTYAPGTLVIRQQSLLATLIDLFERTWATARELDEPTHRLSAREREVLALIAEGRSNGAVARALSITEAAVGKHVASLFAKLELPETADDNRRVLAVLAYLRGTVR, from the coding sequence ATGGGCGACAGCGTGTCGTTGGCCCAGCTTGTCCATCGCCTGGAAGCGGTGGTGGATGACCTACGGGGCATCCCGGTCGACGTCGAGCGGGTGGATGACGATGCGCTCGTCCGGGAGCAGATCGCGCAGGTCGTCCCCGCGGCCGGCGAACTGCGCGCCATGCAGCCTCTGAGCGCGACGGAGAAGGGCTCCGAGGAGCAGAGGAGCAGGCGCAGGGTGCTCGATGCCCTGGAGCGTGGCATGACGATGCGCACGATCGTCCACGCGAGCGTGCTGGACGACCCTCGCAAGGCGGCCCGGATCAGGCAGTTGCACGCCTCCGGTGACCTGCACCGGGTCGTCGACGAGCCGATGCAACAGGTGATCATCTTCGATCGCGCTGTGGCGTTCCTGCGGATGACCCCCTTCACCTACGCGCCGGGCACGTTGGTGATCAGGCAGCAGAGTCTCCTCGCCACTCTCATCGACCTGTTCGAGCGGACCTGGGCGACGGCCAGGGAGCTCGACGAGCCGACGCACCGACTGAGTGCCCGCGAACGCGAGGTGCTCGCCCTGATCGCGGAGGGGCGCTCCAACGGCGCCGTCGCGCGCGCCCTGTCGATCACGGAGGCGGCTGTCGGCAAGCACGTCGCCAGCCTGTTCGCCAAGCTCGAGCTGCCCGAAACCGCTGACGACAACCGGCGGGTGCTGGCGGTGCTCGCCTACCTGCGCGGCACGGTGAGGTAG
- a CDS encoding CBS domain-containing protein, giving the protein MAKTVADVMTSHPATVEADQPVSVAAALMRDNDAGAVIVNDNGRMQGIITDRDITVRVVAADKAPGTPVREACSPYVEAVGPDTSIDQAVQLMRSHAVRRLPVVEDGRAVGIVSLGDLALERDPNSALADISAAEGNQ; this is encoded by the coding sequence ATGGCGAAGACCGTGGCCGATGTAATGACGTCCCACCCCGCGACGGTTGAGGCCGACCAGCCGGTGTCCGTCGCGGCGGCGCTCATGCGCGACAACGACGCGGGCGCCGTCATCGTCAACGACAACGGGCGGATGCAGGGCATCATCACCGACCGCGACATCACCGTGCGCGTCGTCGCGGCGGACAAGGCCCCCGGGACTCCGGTACGCGAGGCCTGCAGCCCCTACGTCGAGGCCGTCGGCCCGGACACCAGCATCGACCAGGCGGTCCAGCTCATGCGCTCGCACGCCGTGCGGCGCCTGCCGGTGGTCGAGGACGGCCGCGCGGTCGGCATCGTCAGCCTCGGCGACCTCGCCCTCGAACGCGACCCCAACTCGGCGCTCGCCGACATTTCGGCCGCGGAGGGCAACCAGTAA
- the def gene encoding peptide deformylase gives MGEVRPIVHVGDPVLHHPCEPVTRFDGELKALVDDMFASMYAAEGVGLAANQIGVPLRVFIYDCPDADGQHHKGVVVNPTLELPGVGERHLDADDEGCLSVPGQYAPLPRADRATVHGFDADGEPVTVEGTGLLARCLQHETDHLDGHLYIDRLPAKRRKQVLAAYKEAHSAIADKPPL, from the coding sequence GTGGGAGAGGTCCGGCCGATCGTGCACGTGGGCGACCCGGTGCTGCATCACCCGTGCGAGCCGGTCACCCGGTTCGACGGTGAGCTCAAGGCGCTGGTGGACGACATGTTCGCGAGCATGTACGCGGCGGAGGGCGTGGGCCTGGCCGCCAACCAGATCGGCGTGCCGCTGCGCGTGTTCATCTACGACTGCCCCGACGCCGACGGACAGCACCACAAGGGCGTCGTCGTCAACCCCACCCTGGAGCTGCCGGGAGTCGGCGAACGTCACCTCGACGCGGACGACGAGGGCTGCCTGTCGGTCCCGGGCCAGTACGCGCCGCTCCCCCGGGCCGACCGCGCCACCGTCCACGGGTTCGACGCCGACGGGGAGCCCGTCACCGTCGAGGGCACGGGGCTGCTGGCCCGCTGCCTGCAGCACGAGACCGACCACCTCGACGGTCACCTGTACATCGACCGCCTTCCCGCCAAGCGCCGCAAGCAGGTGCTGGCCGCGTACAAGGAGGCCCATTCCGCTATTGCGGACAAACCACCGCTATAG
- the pfkB gene encoding 1-phosphofructokinase has protein sequence MILTLTLNPSLDRTIEIAALDRGTVIRAAAARLDPGGKGVNVSRALLANAVASRAVVPFGGDEGRQLVRLLAAEGLDMVTVPVAGPTRSNVTLAEPDGTITKINEPGTALSAGELDTVADAVLAAAHEADWVVASGSLPPEVPADVYARLCRRFAGAGIHVAVDTSGAALASALGAAPALVKPNLEELSGVTGMPIRRLGDVVEAAGKLRAAGARTVLASLGADGAVLVEDQGIWYGEAPVTEPRSSVGAGDAMLAGFLAGGGHGPGALARALAWGAAAVRLPGSRMPGPADIDAAVIDPAAVTVGPPDPSRLLTSAGTPLTQHSG, from the coding sequence ATGATCCTCACCCTGACGCTCAACCCGAGCCTCGACCGGACCATCGAGATCGCCGCGCTCGACCGCGGCACGGTCATCCGCGCCGCGGCCGCCCGCCTGGACCCCGGTGGCAAGGGCGTGAACGTCTCACGCGCGCTGCTGGCCAACGCCGTGGCGAGCCGGGCGGTGGTGCCGTTCGGCGGCGACGAGGGCAGGCAGCTCGTACGGCTCCTCGCGGCGGAGGGGCTCGACATGGTCACCGTCCCGGTGGCCGGCCCGACCAGGTCGAACGTCACGCTGGCCGAGCCGGACGGCACCATCACCAAGATCAACGAGCCGGGCACGGCGCTGTCGGCCGGCGAGCTGGACACGGTCGCCGACGCCGTGCTCGCCGCCGCCCATGAGGCCGACTGGGTGGTCGCCTCGGGCAGCCTGCCCCCGGAGGTCCCGGCCGACGTCTACGCCCGGCTGTGCCGCAGGTTCGCGGGGGCGGGTATCCACGTGGCGGTCGACACCAGCGGCGCGGCGCTCGCCAGCGCGCTCGGCGCCGCGCCCGCGCTGGTCAAGCCGAACCTCGAGGAGCTCTCCGGCGTCACCGGCATGCCCATCCGCCGCCTCGGCGACGTGGTGGAGGCCGCCGGCAAGCTGCGGGCCGCGGGCGCGCGTACCGTGCTGGCCAGCCTCGGCGCCGACGGCGCCGTGCTCGTCGAGGACCAGGGCATCTGGTACGGCGAGGCCCCCGTCACCGAGCCGCGCAGCTCCGTCGGCGCCGGCGACGCCATGCTGGCCGGTTTTCTCGCCGGCGGCGGGCACGGCCCCGGCGCGCTGGCGCGGGCGCTGGCCTGGGGCGCCGCGGCGGTCCGCCTGCCCGGCAGCCGCATGCCGGGCCCTGCCGACATCGACGCCGCCGTCATCGACCCCGCGGCCGTCACCGTCGGCCCGCCGGACCCGTCCCGCCTCCTCACCTCCGCAGGAACCCCTCTGACCCAGCACAGCGGCTGA
- a CDS encoding pyridoxal phosphate-dependent decarboxylase family protein: MPDRAPHLAADASAHQEHLADATARDERPGDTSAQSMRAADAVDGGLRRAGAAAAAIAAEHLASLGERPVWQPVPDAERAWLSGQKLPERGRALDELLEDARTHVLPYPMGNGHPRFFGWVNSPPNPAGVLVEPLAAALNPSCAGGDHAGPHLERAVVRWLAELVGFPHPPGGGLLTSGASMATVICLASARQRAALADGWDVREEGLSGRPPMVMYVTEEGHSCLHKAAQLLGLGSRQVRTVPVDGAYRMDVGALRTMIKEDVGRGLRPFCVAGSAGTVNSGAVDPLDEIADVAAEHGLWFHVDGAYGGLGVLADGAAPHYAGLDRADSLALDPHKWLGVPVGCGCALLRDPRAARAAFSLVPSYLIDDNAGDLGWFSEYGPEQTRPFRALKTWATLSHLGRSGVTRLVNHTAGLARTLAAMVEEADDFELVAPVTTSITAFRYRPGSDAVNRAIPGAVQARGNAFITGTRLGGRHALRACFLHPDTTERDLAILLDEIRLAAKTL; the protein is encoded by the coding sequence ATGCCTGACCGCGCCCCGCACCTCGCAGCCGACGCGAGCGCACATCAAGAGCACCTCGCCGACGCGACCGCACGCGACGAACGCCCCGGCGACACGAGCGCGCAGAGCATGCGCGCGGCCGATGCGGTGGACGGCGGGCTGCGTAGGGCCGGGGCCGCGGCGGCGGCGATCGCGGCCGAGCACCTCGCGAGCCTCGGTGAGCGGCCCGTGTGGCAGCCCGTGCCGGACGCCGAGCGGGCCTGGCTGAGCGGCCAGAAGCTGCCCGAGCGCGGCCGGGCGCTCGACGAGCTGCTCGAGGACGCCCGCACCCACGTGCTGCCGTACCCGATGGGCAACGGCCACCCCCGCTTCTTCGGCTGGGTGAACTCCCCGCCCAACCCCGCCGGCGTCCTCGTCGAGCCGCTGGCCGCCGCCCTGAACCCGAGCTGCGCCGGAGGCGACCACGCGGGCCCGCACCTGGAGCGGGCGGTGGTGCGGTGGCTGGCCGAGCTGGTCGGGTTCCCGCATCCGCCCGGCGGTGGGCTGCTGACCAGCGGCGCGTCCATGGCCACCGTGATCTGCCTGGCCTCAGCCCGCCAGCGGGCGGCGCTCGCCGACGGCTGGGACGTCCGCGAGGAGGGGCTGTCCGGACGGCCGCCCATGGTCATGTACGTCACCGAGGAGGGCCACAGCTGCCTGCACAAGGCGGCCCAGCTGCTCGGCCTGGGATCGCGGCAGGTCCGGACGGTCCCGGTGGACGGCGCGTACCGGATGGACGTGGGCGCGCTCCGTACCATGATCAAGGAGGACGTCGGGCGGGGCCTGCGGCCGTTCTGCGTGGCGGGCAGCGCGGGCACCGTCAACTCCGGCGCGGTGGACCCGCTGGACGAGATCGCCGACGTGGCGGCCGAGCACGGGCTCTGGTTCCACGTGGACGGCGCGTACGGCGGGCTCGGCGTGCTGGCCGACGGCGCGGCGCCGCACTACGCGGGCCTGGATCGGGCCGACTCGCTGGCCCTGGACCCGCACAAGTGGCTCGGCGTCCCGGTGGGCTGCGGCTGCGCGCTGCTGCGCGACCCGAGGGCGGCGCGGGCCGCGTTCAGCCTGGTGCCGTCGTACCTGATCGACGACAACGCGGGCGATCTGGGGTGGTTCTCCGAGTACGGTCCCGAGCAGACCCGCCCGTTCCGCGCGCTCAAGACCTGGGCGACACTGTCGCACCTGGGCCGGTCCGGCGTCACGCGGCTGGTGAACCACACGGCGGGGCTGGCCCGCACGCTCGCCGCCATGGTCGAGGAGGCGGACGACTTCGAGCTCGTCGCCCCCGTCACCACCTCGATCACCGCCTTCCGCTACCGCCCGGGGTCGGACGCGGTCAACCGGGCGATCCCGGGTGCGGTGCAGGCACGCGGTAACGCGTTCATCACCGGCACCCGGCTGGGCGGCCGTCATGCGCTGCGGGCGTGTTTCCTGCACCCCGACACGACCGAGCGTGACCTGGCCATCCTGCTCGACGAGATCCGCCTGGCGGCCAAGACGCTCTAG
- a CDS encoding PTS lactose transporter subunit IIB translates to MAGIDSKDIRKIIVACDAGMGSSVMLASTLRKQLKSTGVTVEHTPVNSIPDDADVVLCHAGLADRARAAAPGKVLVPFQIFLGDPAVTKLINTIKNGGTVDA, encoded by the coding sequence ATGGCCGGCATCGACAGCAAGGACATCCGCAAGATCATCGTGGCCTGCGACGCGGGCATGGGCAGCAGCGTGATGCTCGCCTCCACGCTGCGCAAGCAGCTCAAGTCGACCGGCGTCACCGTCGAGCACACGCCGGTGAACTCCATCCCCGACGACGCCGACGTGGTCCTGTGCCACGCCGGGCTCGCCGACCGCGCCAGGGCCGCCGCCCCCGGGAAGGTGCTGGTGCCGTTCCAGATCTTCCTCGGCGATCCCGCCGTGACCAAGCTGATCAACACCATCAAGAACGGCGGCACGGTCGATGCGTGA